In the genome of Populus trichocarpa isolate Nisqually-1 chromosome 6, P.trichocarpa_v4.1, whole genome shotgun sequence, one region contains:
- the LOC127905443 gene encoding uncharacterized protein LOC127905443 has product MDQINKNRGRIRAKTKQRTRESLGPANPRFQDPYHQSICPEWGNSKAQTKSFLPEHKEQIKKRQRDRAEKERKTEGQPFRACRKRTQKTVEPHRETKENSHCAIVFGAVLRCTGITLSGGPRTPCHGQEQRRCAPELIMMNPERTRRGMVPNAKWGCCLVDAVFDSDAPAQRHHNRTCGWNLSKAHRWGS; this is encoded by the exons ATGGaccaaatcaacaaaaacagagGCAGAATCAgagcaaaaacaaagcaaagaaCCCGAGAAAGCTTGGGTCCTGCCAACCCCCGGTTCCAGGACCCTTACCATCAAAGTATTTGTCCAGAGTGGGGGAATTCAAAAGCACAGACCAAAAGCTTTCTTCCCGAACACaaagagcaaataaaaaaaaggcaaagagaCAGAgcagagaaggaaagaaaaacagaggggCAACCATTTCGTGCCTGCAGAAAAAGAACCCAAAAGACAGTGGAGCCACACcgggaaacaaaagaaaacagccACTGCGCCATCGTCTTCGGCGCCGTCCTCCGCTGCACAG GAATAACGTTGAGTGGTGGACCCAGGACACCATGTCACGGACAAGAACAGCGCAGGTGTGCACCAGAATTGATCATGATGAATCCAGAGAGGACCCGCAGAGGGATGGTTCCAAATGCCAAATGGGGTTGTTGCTTAGTGGACGCTGTCTTTGATAGTGATGCTCCCGCTCAAAGGCATCACAACCGTACATGTGGATGGAATCTGTCGAAAGCCCACCGGTGGGGGTCGTAG